Proteins found in one Lutimonas zeaxanthinifaciens genomic segment:
- the htpG gene encoding molecular chaperone HtpG: MAKGKINVAVENIFPLIKRFLYSDHEIFLRELISNATDATLKLKHLASIGEFKGDTDDARLEVKIDKEGKKLHIIDQGIGMSKEEVKKYINDIAFSGAEEFLEKFKDEKNDAGIIGHFGLGFYSAFMVAKQVEIHTKSFIEDEPAAHWTCDGSPEYTLKNSDKKDRGTEIILHIDEDSLEFLEENRINELLNKYNKFMPVPIKFGTEEVADPEHEPKTIKGEDGKETKEPQKMITVDRIINNPNPAWTKQPSDLKDEEYKSFYRELYPMQFEEPLFHIHLNVDYPFNLTGILYFPKLTTNMDVQKDKIQLYQNQVFVTDNVEGIVPDFLQMLRGVIDSPDIPLNVSRSYLQADGAVKKISSYITKKVADKLSSLFKNDREGFEKKWDDIKIVIEYGMLSEPKFFEKAQKFALYPTTKDEYLTFDELKDKIKAAQTDKDGNLVVLYASDKEAQHGFIEEANEKGYEVLLLDSPIVSHLIQKLEGDGDKVKFARVDSDSLEKLIQKEEDQISKLSQEDQDKLKGYIEEIVPKEKYTVQMEAMDSKSSPFIITQPEFMRRMKEMQQTGGGGMMGMGGFPEMYNLVVNTNSDLMQKILKAKGKRTEYINQALDLARLSQNLLQGKEMTDFIRRSYELMNN; this comes from the coding sequence ATGGCAAAAGGAAAAATAAATGTAGCGGTAGAAAATATTTTCCCGTTGATAAAACGATTTTTATATTCAGATCATGAGATCTTTTTAAGAGAGCTGATTTCGAATGCTACCGATGCGACATTAAAATTGAAGCATCTTGCATCGATCGGTGAATTCAAAGGTGATACAGATGATGCAAGGCTAGAAGTAAAAATTGACAAGGAAGGTAAAAAACTCCATATTATTGACCAGGGTATCGGAATGTCTAAAGAGGAGGTAAAAAAGTATATCAATGATATTGCTTTTTCCGGTGCGGAAGAGTTTTTGGAAAAATTCAAAGACGAGAAAAATGATGCAGGAATCATAGGGCACTTTGGTCTTGGATTTTATTCTGCTTTTATGGTGGCCAAACAAGTTGAGATCCATACGAAATCGTTTATAGAAGATGAACCAGCTGCGCATTGGACCTGTGACGGATCACCAGAATACACGCTAAAGAATTCTGACAAGAAGGACAGGGGTACGGAAATCATCCTTCATATTGATGAAGATTCACTGGAATTTTTGGAAGAGAACAGGATCAATGAATTACTGAATAAGTACAATAAATTTATGCCGGTACCGATCAAGTTTGGTACTGAAGAAGTTGCGGACCCTGAGCATGAGCCCAAAACGATAAAGGGTGAGGATGGTAAGGAAACCAAGGAGCCTCAAAAAATGATCACGGTTGACAGAATCATCAATAATCCAAACCCGGCATGGACAAAGCAACCGAGTGATTTAAAGGATGAGGAATACAAAAGTTTTTACAGAGAATTGTATCCAATGCAATTTGAAGAGCCTCTTTTCCATATTCATTTGAATGTTGATTATCCATTCAATCTTACGGGTATTTTATACTTCCCGAAATTGACAACAAACATGGATGTACAAAAGGACAAGATTCAATTGTACCAGAACCAGGTGTTTGTAACAGATAATGTAGAGGGTATTGTTCCTGATTTCCTGCAAATGCTCAGAGGGGTTATAGATTCTCCAGATATTCCTTTGAATGTTTCGAGGAGTTATCTACAAGCTGACGGGGCAGTAAAAAAGATCTCGTCTTATATCACCAAAAAAGTAGCCGACAAATTGAGTTCTTTATTTAAAAATGATAGAGAAGGATTTGAAAAGAAATGGGACGATATAAAGATCGTTATTGAATATGGAATGTTGTCGGAGCCTAAATTCTTTGAAAAAGCCCAGAAATTTGCACTTTACCCTACAACAAAGGATGAATATCTGACTTTTGACGAATTGAAAGACAAAATTAAAGCGGCTCAAACGGATAAGGATGGAAATCTGGTTGTTTTATATGCAAGCGACAAGGAAGCTCAGCACGGTTTCATTGAAGAAGCAAATGAAAAGGGTTATGAAGTATTGCTTCTGGATTCTCCTATTGTTTCTCACTTGATCCAAAAGCTGGAAGGTGATGGTGACAAAGTGAAATTTGCCCGTGTAGATTCAGATTCACTTGAGAAATTGATTCAGAAAGAAGAAGATCAGATTTCAAAATTATCCCAGGAAGATCAGGATAAATTAAAAGGTTATATTGAAGAGATCGTGCCGAAGGAAAAATATACCGTACAGATGGAGGCTATGGATTCTAAGTCGAGCCCGTTTATCATCACCCAGCCGGAGTTTATGAGAAGAATGAAGGAAATGCAGCAAACCGGTGGCGGTGGTATGATGGGTATGGGAGGATTTCCCGAGATGTATAATCTTGTGGTGAATACGAACAGTGACCTGATGCAAAAGATTTTAAAAGCAAAAGGTAAGCGAACTGAGTATATCAATCAGGCGCTGGACCTTGCCAGATTATCTCAAAATCTTTTGCAAGGAAAAGAAATGACTGACTTTATCAGGAGAAGTTATGAATTGATGAATAACTAA
- a CDS encoding 3-oxoacyl-ACP synthase III family protein: MYNSKITGLGFYVPDNIVTNDDLSKIMDTSDEWIQERTGIKERRWIKEGSNETSATMGAKAAETAIERAGLTTDDIDFIIFATLSPDYYFPGCGVQIQDMLGMKTVGALDVRNQCSGFVYAMSAADQFIKTGMYKNILVIGSEYHSNGLDKTTRGRGVSVIFGDGAGACVLSRTEDNNKGILSSHLHSEGRFADKLIVESPSIKHWVPEILNAEEEDVSYFPYMDGTFVFKNAVVRFSEVIMEALATNKMSPEDIDLFIPHQANLRIAQFIQQKFKLRNDQVYNNIMSYGNTTAASIVIALTEAWEKGKVKENDIVLLAAFGSGFTWGSLLMRW; this comes from the coding sequence ATGTATAACTCAAAAATTACCGGATTAGGCTTCTATGTACCGGATAATATTGTGACCAATGATGATCTTTCCAAAATCATGGATACAAGTGATGAATGGATCCAGGAAAGAACGGGCATAAAGGAGCGCCGATGGATTAAAGAGGGAAGCAATGAAACCTCTGCGACCATGGGTGCAAAAGCAGCTGAAACTGCCATTGAAAGAGCAGGACTCACCACAGATGATATTGATTTTATCATATTTGCTACACTGAGCCCCGATTACTATTTTCCGGGATGTGGGGTTCAGATTCAGGATATGCTTGGCATGAAAACTGTTGGAGCACTTGATGTACGAAATCAATGTTCAGGCTTTGTTTATGCCATGTCAGCAGCCGATCAGTTTATCAAGACAGGAATGTATAAAAATATTCTTGTAATCGGATCCGAATACCACAGTAACGGACTTGACAAAACAACTCGCGGAAGAGGGGTTTCGGTCATATTTGGGGATGGAGCCGGAGCCTGCGTACTTTCAAGAACAGAAGACAACAACAAAGGTATTCTTTCCTCCCACCTGCACAGTGAAGGAAGATTTGCCGATAAGTTAATTGTCGAATCGCCCAGCATCAAACATTGGGTTCCTGAAATTCTTAATGCAGAAGAAGAGGATGTTTCTTATTTCCCCTATATGGATGGTACCTTTGTGTTTAAGAATGCTGTAGTCAGATTTAGCGAGGTGATCATGGAAGCACTGGCAACCAACAAGATGTCACCGGAGGATATTGACCTTTTTATACCGCATCAGGCCAATTTAAGAATTGCACAGTTTATCCAGCAAAAATTCAAACTGAGAAACGATCAGGTTTACAATAACATCATGAGCTATGGCAATACAACAGCAGCTTCAATAGTCATTGCCCTTACAGAGGCCTGGGAAAAAGGAAAAGTGAAAGAAAACGACATTGTTCTATTAGCCGCCTTTGGTAGTGGATTTACCTGGGGCAGCCTATTGATGCGATGGTAA